The proteins below are encoded in one region of Mycolicibacterium neworleansense:
- a CDS encoding TetR/AcrR family transcriptional regulator, which produces MDLQVQKLTAKGEATRRRIIEGAAAVIRTNGVATTTLDDIRAHTQTSKSQLFHYFPDGKDQLLLAVAEREAQMVLEDQQPYLGELTSWAAWQRWRDAVVERYRRQGQSCPLSLLMSEIGRTTPGAQAVTKALLRQWHDEISTGIRHMQEQGKMAADLDADRAGAALLAGIQGGVSVMLASGDLSYLESALDVGIAMMRRG; this is translated from the coding sequence ATGGACCTGCAAGTCCAGAAGCTGACCGCCAAGGGCGAGGCCACCCGGCGCCGCATCATCGAGGGCGCCGCGGCGGTGATCCGTACCAACGGCGTCGCCACCACCACCCTCGATGACATCCGAGCCCACACCCAGACCTCCAAGAGCCAGCTGTTCCACTACTTCCCCGACGGCAAGGATCAACTGCTGCTCGCGGTCGCCGAACGCGAAGCCCAGATGGTGCTGGAGGATCAGCAGCCCTACCTCGGCGAGCTGACCTCATGGGCCGCCTGGCAGCGGTGGCGCGACGCCGTGGTGGAGCGCTATCGCCGCCAGGGCCAGAGCTGCCCGCTCAGCCTGCTGATGTCGGAGATCGGCCGCACCACGCCAGGCGCCCAGGCCGTCACCAAAGCCCTGCTCCGACAATGGCATGACGAGATCAGCACCGGTATCCGGCACATGCAGGAGCAGGGAAAGATGGCCGCCGATCTGGATGCCGACCGCGCGGGTGCCGCCTTGCTGGCCGGGATCCAGGGCGGCGTCAGCGTGATGCTGGCCTCCGGCGACCTGAGCTACCTGGAATCCGCGCTGGACGTCGGGATCGCCATGATGCGGCGCGGTTAG
- a CDS encoding class I SAM-dependent methyltransferase yields the protein MGFLVPPDAYTRFMGRYAEPLAEVFVAFAGIGAGDKVLDVGCGPGALTAHLLSVGADVAAIDPSPPFIDAIHARFPSVDARHGVAEKLPYGAATFDASLAQLVVHFMTDPVAGIRQMARVTRPGGVIAACVWDGPTGALAPFWEAVHLIDPNAEDEALLSGAHRGHLNEMLEAAGLRQVDERPLTVEVVHPTFQEWWEPYTFGVGPAGDYVQGLDDDGRAHLMAVAREHLGGGPVTVTACAWAARGTV from the coding sequence GTGGGGTTTCTCGTCCCACCGGACGCTTACACGCGCTTCATGGGCCGGTACGCCGAGCCTCTGGCGGAGGTCTTCGTGGCATTCGCCGGAATTGGCGCGGGCGACAAGGTGCTCGATGTCGGGTGTGGGCCGGGTGCGCTGACCGCGCATCTGTTGTCGGTCGGAGCCGACGTTGCGGCGATCGACCCCTCGCCGCCGTTCATCGACGCGATTCACGCGCGCTTCCCCAGTGTCGACGCGCGCCACGGTGTAGCCGAGAAATTGCCTTATGGCGCAGCCACTTTCGATGCGTCCCTGGCGCAACTGGTCGTGCACTTCATGACGGACCCGGTGGCCGGCATCAGGCAGATGGCGCGGGTGACCCGCCCGGGCGGCGTCATCGCGGCCTGCGTGTGGGACGGGCCGACTGGCGCACTGGCGCCTTTTTGGGAGGCGGTTCACCTCATCGATCCGAACGCCGAGGATGAGGCCTTACTGTCCGGGGCGCATCGGGGCCACCTGAACGAAATGCTCGAAGCCGCAGGTCTGCGCCAGGTGGACGAGCGTCCCCTCACGGTCGAGGTTGTGCATCCCACTTTCCAGGAGTGGTGGGAGCCGTACACATTCGGTGTGGGACCCGCCGGTGATTATGTCCAAGGCCTCGATGACGACGGTCGTGCGCATCTCATGGCAGTGGCTCGCGAACATCTGGGCGGCGGACCCGTCACCGTCACCGCCTGCGCGTGGGCCGCCCGCGGAACGGTGTGA
- a CDS encoding SDR family NAD(P)-dependent oxidoreductase codes for MSPNITRLQGRTALVTGSTGGLGVAIAKALAAQGAFVIVSGRNKERGDAVVAEIRTAGGRAEFVAADLGAGGEEVDRLAREAAAAGGGHVDILVNNAGVWGMPEPTGEVSEQSLLESYQTNVIAPFLLTGALVPAMAERGHGAVVNVGSITGLIGGDQSALYSSTKAAVHSLTKSWAVEYGPRGVRVNAVAPGPIATERAVEAADHIAPVLARIPSRRMSTPEEVAAAVAFLAGDDAGNIHGVILSVDGGWAAA; via the coding sequence ATGAGTCCAAACATTACGCGCCTGCAAGGCCGCACAGCACTTGTCACAGGATCCACCGGCGGCCTGGGCGTCGCCATCGCCAAGGCGCTGGCGGCCCAGGGCGCCTTCGTCATCGTCAGCGGTCGCAACAAGGAACGTGGCGATGCCGTCGTCGCCGAGATCCGGACTGCCGGAGGGCGGGCCGAATTCGTCGCGGCCGATCTGGGCGCCGGGGGCGAGGAAGTGGACCGGCTGGCTCGCGAAGCGGCAGCAGCCGGTGGCGGCCACGTCGACATCCTGGTCAACAACGCCGGAGTGTGGGGCATGCCGGAACCCACCGGTGAGGTTTCCGAGCAGTCGCTGTTGGAGTCGTATCAGACGAACGTCATCGCTCCCTTCCTGCTGACCGGCGCGCTGGTGCCCGCGATGGCCGAGCGCGGCCACGGCGCGGTGGTCAACGTCGGGTCGATCACCGGCCTGATCGGCGGCGACCAGTCGGCGCTGTACTCCTCGACCAAGGCCGCGGTGCACTCGTTGACCAAGTCGTGGGCGGTCGAGTACGGGCCGCGCGGGGTGCGAGTCAACGCCGTGGCGCCCGGGCCGATCGCCACAGAGCGTGCCGTCGAAGCGGCCGACCACATCGCACCGGTGCTGGCGCGCATCCCGTCCCGGCGCATGAGTACCCCCGAGGAGGTCGCCGCGGCAGTGGCATTCCTGGCCGGTGACGACGCAGGCAACATCCACGGCGTGATCCTCAGTGTGGATGGGGGCTGGGCGGCGGCTTAA
- a CDS encoding alpha/beta fold hydrolase, whose translation MSTGNTEHSESRTVTFRGVDDLNLVGDEWNRDAGSAADRPTVLLLHGGGQNRYSWKNTGQILADRGLHVIALDARGHGDSDRSPSANYSVEALSADVQHVLYQIGRPVVLIGASMGGLTSILAAHEAGPELVTKLVLVDVVPRFEKSGSARIREFMFSNVDGFDSLEEAAEAVAAYLPYRTKPRSPEGLKKNLRLRDGRWYWHWDPAFLTKPEDDPFVRVEKLEQAAMNLTIPILLIRGKLSDVVSPEGVQDFLDKVPAAEFVELSDAGHTAAGDDNDAFSQVVVEFVGR comes from the coding sequence GTGAGCACCGGGAACACCGAGCACAGCGAATCGCGCACCGTCACGTTCCGGGGAGTCGACGACCTGAACCTGGTTGGCGACGAATGGAACCGCGACGCCGGGTCCGCTGCTGACCGACCCACTGTCCTGCTGCTGCACGGCGGCGGACAGAACCGGTACTCCTGGAAGAACACCGGACAGATCCTGGCCGATCGTGGTCTGCACGTGATCGCCCTGGATGCACGTGGTCACGGCGACAGCGACCGCTCACCCAGTGCGAACTATTCGGTGGAAGCGCTGTCCGCCGATGTGCAGCACGTGCTCTATCAGATCGGGCGCCCGGTGGTCCTCATCGGAGCCAGCATGGGCGGTCTGACCAGCATCCTGGCCGCGCACGAGGCAGGCCCGGAGCTGGTCACCAAGCTGGTCCTGGTCGATGTGGTGCCGCGGTTCGAGAAGAGCGGCAGCGCGCGCATCCGCGAATTCATGTTCAGCAACGTCGACGGCTTCGACTCGCTGGAGGAAGCCGCCGAGGCCGTCGCGGCCTACCTGCCCTACCGCACCAAGCCCCGCAGCCCGGAGGGACTGAAGAAGAATCTGCGGCTGCGCGACGGGCGCTGGTACTGGCACTGGGATCCGGCCTTCCTGACCAAACCCGAAGACGACCCGTTCGTGCGGGTGGAGAAGCTCGAACAGGCCGCGATGAACCTGACCATCCCGATCCTGCTGATCCGCGGCAAGCTCTCCGACGTCGTCAGCCCGGAAGGCGTGCAGGACTTCCTGGACAAGGTGCCCGCCGCCGAGTTCGTCGAGTTGTCCGACGCGGGACACACCGCCGCCGGTGATGACAACGACGCGTTCTCCCAGGTCGTCGTGGAGTTCGTCGGACGGTGA
- a CDS encoding WS/DGAT/MGAT family O-acyltransferase — translation MRRLAAIDAQNWWMSAKLPNDQFLLYGFDGVPDDLDAALAVVRDRAQRCPDLAVRVRDDCRLTYPAWAPRVVGDDQFVRYDAELGWIECLDVVAGLGGQQLDATVAPWRLHVFARVREVPGTEAEAGAVAVLQMSHALADGTLASALAAWLLGRPGEVVPVPTQRLPTARLPWRAVQAARTYRELERDNASGAVPSQAPSRPVLHSNAAPTGQRWVRTLVRHRAQIGGPTVTVGVLAAISSALGEHLRELGDDIAELGAEVPMAKAGVRRAHNHFGNVGIGLYPEVAEPDRIARIVADFADRRRRAAHPAMIASSRAFAATPAPLLRWGIAQFDPTVRAPMVTGNTVVSSVNRGAADLRLGTAGVVVTAGYPSLSLMMGLTHGVHGIGETVAVSVHAAQSAVGDIDAYMARLNAALG, via the coding sequence GTGCGCCGGCTGGCCGCAATCGACGCCCAGAACTGGTGGATGTCGGCCAAACTTCCCAACGATCAGTTCCTGCTGTACGGATTCGACGGTGTGCCCGATGATCTGGATGCCGCGCTGGCCGTGGTGCGCGACCGTGCGCAGCGCTGCCCAGACCTTGCGGTGCGGGTTCGCGACGATTGCCGGCTGACCTATCCGGCGTGGGCGCCACGGGTGGTGGGTGACGATCAGTTCGTCAGGTACGACGCCGAACTGGGCTGGATCGAGTGTCTGGACGTGGTGGCCGGGCTGGGCGGTCAGCAGCTCGACGCCACCGTCGCACCTTGGCGTCTGCATGTGTTCGCCCGGGTACGGGAGGTCCCCGGAACCGAGGCCGAGGCCGGCGCCGTCGCTGTGCTGCAGATGTCCCACGCCCTCGCCGACGGCACCCTGGCCTCGGCGCTGGCTGCCTGGTTGTTGGGTCGGCCCGGCGAGGTGGTCCCCGTGCCCACGCAGCGGCTCCCCACCGCGCGGCTGCCGTGGCGTGCGGTGCAGGCGGCTCGCACTTACCGGGAGTTGGAGCGCGACAACGCATCCGGAGCAGTGCCGTCGCAGGCACCGTCGCGACCGGTACTGCACAGCAACGCCGCGCCGACCGGACAGCGCTGGGTCCGCACCCTTGTTCGGCACCGCGCCCAGATAGGCGGACCGACCGTGACCGTCGGGGTTCTGGCGGCCATCTCCTCGGCGCTGGGGGAGCATCTGCGTGAGCTCGGTGATGACATCGCTGAGCTCGGCGCCGAGGTACCGATGGCCAAAGCCGGTGTGCGTCGGGCTCACAACCACTTCGGCAACGTCGGCATCGGGCTGTATCCCGAAGTCGCCGAACCGGACCGCATTGCCCGAATCGTCGCGGATTTCGCCGATCGTCGCCGCCGCGCGGCGCATCCGGCGATGATCGCGTCCAGCCGGGCGTTCGCCGCCACGCCCGCGCCGTTGTTGCGTTGGGGGATAGCTCAGTTCGATCCGACGGTGCGCGCGCCCATGGTCACCGGCAACACGGTGGTGTCCAGCGTCAATCGGGGCGCTGCCGATCTGAGGCTCGGGACTGCCGGGGTGGTGGTGACGGCCGGATATCCGTCGCTGTCGCTGATGATGGGCCTGACCCACGGGGTGCACGGCATCGGCGAAACGGTGGCGGTCAGCGTGCATGCAGCGCAGTCGGCGGTCGGGGACATCGACGCCTATATGGCCCGGCTGAATGCGGCGCTCGGCTAA
- a CDS encoding alpha/beta fold hydrolase has protein sequence MTEPRWIDVATPAVQLRALVWGPENGPVALCLHGFPDTAYGWRKVAPALAEAGWKVVAPFLRGYVPSSIPADGSYHVGALMDDALRVLQAAGPTGRDVLIGHDWGAIAAAGLAAMPDNAFAKTVIMSVPPPASFQPLGRVPEAGKLMARLPRQMLRSWYMMYFQLPWLPDRSASWVVPRLWKLWSPGYDAAEDVRHVDAAIGARDRWRAALGYYRATIRLSKPPPQYAELHHHWLLPPSVPTLYLHGTDDGCATPDYARWVRRVLPSGSAVNIVDHAGHFLQLEQPDVVAKHIVDFVGSPGRS, from the coding sequence ATGACCGAGCCTCGCTGGATCGACGTCGCCACCCCGGCCGTGCAACTGCGGGCACTCGTTTGGGGTCCAGAAAACGGCCCGGTTGCGTTGTGTCTACACGGCTTTCCCGATACGGCCTACGGCTGGCGCAAGGTGGCCCCGGCGCTGGCCGAGGCCGGCTGGAAAGTTGTGGCGCCGTTCCTGCGCGGGTACGTGCCATCCTCGATTCCGGCCGATGGGAGCTATCACGTCGGGGCGTTGATGGACGACGCGCTGCGCGTGCTGCAGGCCGCAGGACCGACCGGACGCGACGTCCTCATCGGGCACGACTGGGGCGCCATCGCGGCCGCGGGCCTGGCCGCCATGCCGGACAACGCATTCGCCAAGACGGTGATCATGTCGGTACCGCCTCCGGCGTCGTTCCAGCCACTGGGCCGGGTACCCGAGGCGGGCAAGCTCATGGCCAGGCTGCCGCGCCAGATGCTGCGCAGCTGGTACATGATGTACTTCCAATTGCCCTGGCTGCCTGACCGTTCCGCGTCCTGGGTGGTGCCCCGGCTGTGGAAGTTGTGGTCACCGGGGTACGACGCGGCCGAGGACGTACGCCACGTCGACGCCGCCATCGGGGCGCGGGATCGGTGGCGCGCCGCGCTGGGGTATTACCGGGCGACCATCCGCCTCAGCAAGCCGCCGCCGCAGTACGCCGAGTTACACCACCACTGGCTGCTGCCGCCGTCGGTGCCGACGCTGTACCTGCACGGCACCGACGATGGCTGCGCGACACCGGATTACGCCCGGTGGGTGCGGAGAGTTCTGCCGTCGGGCAGCGCGGTGAACATCGTCGATCACGCCGGGCACTTCCTGCAGCTCGAACAGCCGGATGTGGTGGCCAAGCACATCGTGGATTTCGTCGGCAGTCCCGGGAGGAGTTGA
- a CDS encoding Mce protein, whose translation MADDSADTEAVEPTESEESSQSAPEAEVPESEAEKETAEPTEPEAAAPVDDTEPARRGFLRAPTGGLVGGVLVLALVVLTGWLGYGFYQVHHEQQRRDMFVDTARQGATNLTSIDWEHAEGDVQRVLDSSTGRFYDDFEKRSKSFLDVVKQIKSKSVGTVTSSGLESYSNDTADVLVSVTVRSTNAGVPEQAPQVWRMVLTVQDIEGKAKVSNVEFIQ comes from the coding sequence ATGGCAGACGACAGCGCCGACACCGAGGCGGTCGAACCGACCGAGTCCGAGGAGTCGAGCCAGTCCGCCCCCGAAGCCGAGGTTCCAGAATCCGAGGCTGAAAAGGAGACGGCTGAGCCCACCGAACCCGAGGCCGCAGCACCGGTCGACGACACGGAACCGGCGCGCCGCGGGTTCCTGCGCGCGCCGACCGGCGGGCTTGTCGGAGGGGTGCTCGTCCTCGCGCTGGTGGTGCTGACCGGTTGGCTGGGCTACGGCTTCTATCAGGTCCATCACGAACAGCAGCGGCGCGACATGTTCGTGGACACAGCGCGGCAGGGTGCGACGAACCTGACGAGCATCGATTGGGAGCACGCCGAGGGTGACGTGCAGCGAGTGCTGGACTCGTCGACCGGTCGGTTCTACGACGACTTCGAGAAGCGTTCGAAATCCTTCCTCGACGTGGTCAAGCAGATCAAGTCGAAGTCGGTGGGCACGGTCACCTCTTCCGGGCTGGAGTCCTACTCGAACGACACCGCGGATGTCCTGGTGTCGGTGACCGTGCGGTCGACGAATGCGGGTGTACCGGAGCAGGCGCCGCAGGTGTGGCGAATGGTGTTGACGGTGCAGGACATTGAAGGCAAGGCAAAGGTTTCCAACGTGGAGTTCATCCAGTGA
- a CDS encoding DoxX family protein: MASSAYDTAILLLRVVLGLTMAAHGYNKFFGGGRIPGTAGWFDSIGMKPGLFHARVAASTEIAAGLGLALGLLTPVPAAGFVALMLVAAWTVHRRNGFFIVKEGWEYNLILAVAAVAIAGTGAGRYSLDHLLFSNCGFYDLLHGWYGLAIAVVLGLLGGIGQLAIFFRPPVKS; this comes from the coding sequence ATGGCTTCCTCCGCTTACGACACTGCGATCCTGCTCCTGCGCGTGGTGCTCGGCCTGACCATGGCCGCTCACGGCTACAACAAGTTCTTCGGTGGGGGACGGATCCCCGGCACCGCGGGATGGTTCGACAGCATCGGCATGAAGCCGGGCCTGTTCCACGCCCGGGTCGCGGCCAGCACCGAGATCGCCGCCGGTCTCGGTCTGGCCCTCGGCCTGCTCACCCCCGTGCCCGCGGCGGGGTTCGTGGCACTGATGCTGGTCGCGGCCTGGACCGTGCACCGGCGCAACGGGTTCTTCATCGTCAAGGAAGGCTGGGAGTACAACCTGATCCTGGCGGTGGCCGCGGTGGCGATCGCCGGTACCGGCGCCGGTCGCTACAGCCTTGACCACCTGCTGTTCTCCAACTGTGGCTTCTACGATCTGCTGCACGGCTGGTACGGCCTGGCGATCGCGGTGGTGCTGGGTCTTCTCGGCGGCATCGGCCAGCTGGCGATCTTCTTCCGCCCGCCGGTGAAGTCGTAG
- a CDS encoding guanylate cyclase: MNANTVSLTKALEDTRTGDIWLFRGGSGPDRAIQTLTNSPVNHVGMTVAIDDLPPLIWHAELGDKLLDVWTGTNHRGVQLNDARQVVERWAQSYGQRCWLRQLTPFASREQEDQLLKVIARMNGTAFPTTARLTGRWLRGRIPIVSDFTRGIPFVHKKVRESAERKKAQSRQVGLETAYCAETVAITYEEMGLLSTEKHYNWFDPGSFWSGDELPLATGYGLGDEISVIID; this comes from the coding sequence GTGAATGCGAACACGGTGTCGTTGACCAAGGCGCTGGAGGACACCCGGACCGGTGACATCTGGCTGTTTCGCGGTGGCTCCGGACCGGACCGGGCGATCCAGACCCTGACCAACAGCCCGGTCAACCACGTCGGCATGACGGTGGCGATCGACGACCTGCCACCGCTGATCTGGCACGCCGAGCTCGGCGACAAGCTGCTCGACGTGTGGACCGGCACCAACCATCGCGGGGTGCAACTCAACGATGCCCGCCAGGTGGTCGAACGCTGGGCACAGAGCTACGGGCAGCGCTGCTGGTTGCGTCAGCTCACCCCGTTTGCGTCTCGGGAGCAGGAGGACCAGCTCCTCAAGGTGATCGCCCGCATGAACGGTACGGCCTTCCCCACCACGGCGCGCCTGACCGGACGCTGGCTGCGCGGACGGATACCGATCGTCAGCGATTTCACCCGCGGAATCCCCTTCGTGCACAAAAAGGTTCGCGAGTCCGCCGAACGCAAGAAGGCGCAGAGCCGCCAGGTCGGGTTGGAGACTGCGTACTGCGCCGAGACGGTGGCCATCACTTATGAGGAGATGGGCCTGCTGAGCACCGAGAAGCACTACAACTGGTTTGATCCGGGCTCGTTCTGGAGTGGTGACGAGTTGCCGCTGGCCACCGGTTACGGATTGGGCGACGAGATCTCGGTGATCATCGACTGA
- a CDS encoding TetR/AcrR family transcriptional regulator produces MQIESGAEADDVVGDVSERDAIIEAAFSCLSEPHTGAVPVAAMLARAGLSTRAFYRHFESKDALFLAMMRGEGDSLARRLDRIADHYDGPPPDQLRVWLGQIFGLLQDARLNMHMTVLDSDEVRAAKGYRSAREQWHDDRERSLAAILRRGLDDGSFPSAKPEQDAIAIGAVVSHAMSRLCSDGECEVAQAEVIDFALRAVGAQFTCTESGGA; encoded by the coding sequence GTGCAGATCGAGTCGGGTGCCGAGGCGGATGACGTGGTGGGCGACGTCAGCGAACGCGACGCCATCATCGAGGCCGCCTTCAGCTGCCTTTCCGAGCCCCACACCGGCGCGGTGCCGGTGGCAGCCATGCTGGCCAGGGCCGGATTGTCCACTCGCGCGTTCTACCGGCACTTCGAATCCAAGGACGCCTTGTTCCTGGCCATGATGCGCGGGGAGGGCGACTCGTTGGCGCGTCGGCTCGATCGAATCGCCGACCACTACGACGGTCCGCCCCCTGATCAACTGCGGGTCTGGCTCGGCCAGATCTTCGGCCTTCTGCAGGACGCGCGGTTGAACATGCACATGACCGTGCTCGATTCGGACGAGGTGCGTGCGGCCAAGGGCTATCGCTCGGCCCGGGAACAGTGGCACGACGACCGTGAGCGATCGCTGGCGGCGATCCTGCGCCGGGGCCTGGACGACGGGTCGTTTCCCTCGGCCAAACCGGAGCAGGACGCGATCGCGATCGGCGCGGTGGTCAGCCATGCGATGTCGCGCCTGTGCTCCGACGGCGAATGTGAGGTAGCGCAGGCCGAGGTGATCGACTTCGCGCTGCGTGCGGTCGGGGCGCAATTCACGTGTACGGAGTCCGGCGGCGCGTGA